In the genome of Paenibacillus pabuli, one region contains:
- a CDS encoding exonuclease SbcCD subunit D, producing the protein MRILHTGDWHLGKTLEGRSRLREQEDFVDELVRLADEQQADAILMAGDVYDSVNPPASAEQLFYEAAARLTEQGRPLVVIAGNHDQPERVASVTPLVNRQGITLVGMPTSEAITIHAKRTGETAQIAALPYPSEARLNELLTTDGDENVLRQAYSRRVGMLMQRLAASFRPDTVNLAMSHIYVLGGVESDSERPIQVGGAYTVDPSALSTGAQYTALGHLHRAQAVKGDGVIRYSGSPLAYSFSEAGQSKSVTMVDLAPGGAANVEEVLLTSGRPLVRWKARGGLAEVYRWLDEGRDPRAFIDMEVWLDDAMSLKEIQQLRKSHDGIIHIRPVYPEMAAAGLLEQRSELPVHELFRKFYQRQTGGALPEDSLVQLFLELVDEDEPGVREEVEGN; encoded by the coding sequence ATGCGTATTTTGCACACAGGGGACTGGCATCTGGGGAAAACGCTGGAGGGGCGGAGCCGGCTGAGAGAGCAGGAGGATTTTGTGGATGAGCTTGTTCGGCTCGCGGATGAGCAGCAGGCAGATGCCATATTGATGGCTGGAGACGTGTATGATTCTGTAAATCCGCCTGCATCGGCGGAACAGCTTTTTTATGAGGCTGCGGCGCGTCTGACAGAACAAGGAAGACCACTTGTGGTGATTGCCGGGAACCATGATCAGCCGGAGCGAGTGGCTTCGGTGACCCCGCTTGTGAACAGACAGGGAATTACACTTGTGGGTATGCCTACTTCAGAAGCAATTACGATCCATGCAAAGCGAACTGGAGAGACTGCGCAGATTGCTGCATTGCCATACCCCTCGGAAGCGCGACTGAACGAACTGCTGACAACGGATGGGGACGAGAATGTGCTTCGCCAGGCATACAGCCGTCGGGTTGGTATGTTAATGCAGCGTCTGGCTGCTTCTTTTCGTCCGGATACGGTGAATTTGGCGATGAGTCATATTTATGTTCTGGGCGGAGTGGAAAGTGATTCGGAACGTCCCATTCAGGTAGGGGGTGCCTATACGGTTGACCCTTCTGCATTGTCAACAGGTGCGCAATATACAGCACTGGGGCATCTTCATCGTGCGCAGGCAGTTAAAGGGGATGGTGTGATTCGGTATAGTGGCTCTCCACTGGCCTACAGTTTCTCCGAAGCGGGGCAGAGCAAGTCCGTCACGATGGTTGATCTGGCACCAGGGGGAGCCGCAAACGTGGAAGAAGTGCTGTTGACCTCCGGACGTCCGCTTGTGCGCTGGAAGGCGCGCGGCGGTCTGGCCGAGGTTTATCGGTGGCTGGATGAAGGGCGTGATCCTCGGGCTTTTATTGATATGGAAGTATGGCTGGATGACGCCATGTCTCTGAAAGAGATCCAGCAGCTCCGTAAGTCGCATGACGGGATCATCCATATCCGTCCGGTGTATCCCGAGATGGCAGCCGCAGGACTTTTGGAGCAAAGATCCGAGCTTCCCGTACATGAGCTTTTCCGCAAATTTTATCAGCGTCAGACAGGTGGGGCATTACCTGAAGACAGTCTGGTTCAACTTTTCCTGGAACTCGTCGATGAGGACGAGCCGGGTGTGCGTGAGGAGGTCGAGGGAAATTGA
- the addA gene encoding helicase-exonuclease AddAB subunit AddA, translated as MTNMPKPEGSFWSDDQWSAISQSGEDILVAAAAGSGKTAVLVERIIRKIADPSRGFSVDRLLVATFTKAAAAEMKQRIREALERALEEQPAEEHLRKQLSLLGRASITTLHSFCMEVIRRYYQQIPLNPAFRILNENEAEIMRQELLEQLFEEKYGEEDEGSTFRELVDWFSGERNDDAMHRLVQRLYDFSRSHSWPDHWLSEMASAFQVESVEALGHSAWVQSILRDAALALSGAAGLLRQGISISMQPEGPKPYADTLKEDLVMVEELLSAVEVMPWERLPEVFQPAAFGKLKPCKKDQTDPGLQEQVKELREAAKKAVTDLKGSLFGRSAFSFWQELEQAAPLMQELSKLVSAFGERYRQAKQERGQVDFSDLEHYCLHILRHEDSTPELSMPSDAAMEYRARFDEVLLDEYQDTNTVQEDIVRLISRENPGNRFMVGDVKQSIYRFRLAEPGLFLNKYRQYAANSDMDGDGESGSLHAGRRIDLARNFRSRAEVVHSVNMLFKQLMNEGVAEIAYDERAQLAYGATFPAETLGDEAYTPELMLIDRQGGGPDLTENTDENGDALPSAELESAELETAQLEARAMARRIREMVGDTDKPALNVYDKALQTMRPARYGDIVILLRSALMWAPLMIEEFRQQGIPAGGEQSKGYFQATEVEVMLSLLQIVDNPRQDIPLASVLRSPIVGLDEEELAQIRLGDKRQSFYDAVVSAAGAFTGSLKVLGHGEPASNHDSSAIQLQWPEVWSEIEQGQLESAVSAEAEVIEPVHAETDEVMGARTDASMDGRIREDADRRDATGTELQQKLIRFMRQLEQWRLEARQGSLSELIWRMYRETGYLDWVGGLPGGMQRQSNLKALYDRARQYEQATANRGLFRFLTYVSRLRENGGDLGTVAGGSGEQDNAVRIMTIHRSKGLEFPIVFVGGISKMFNQQDLNSPFLMHKELGFGPRFVDRENRVAYPTLANLAIRRRAQFELLAEEMRVLYVALTRPKEKMILVGTVKDVVKKAVAWSQIKDSPERVLPDYLLAAGRSYLDWIGPSLMRHPDAALLRELAGGADSYAACLVDDESRWGISVISADQVSREVSVHQTLGEEDGMTEVRKHRIAALKAVQPVELFPFSTEEEMIEDTQDATPRDIGEENVMTIGEQEGVQLLREVDKRLSWTYPHQAATQLAASTSVTELKTLLAMQEHQSLRLMEEVEEQSEAFVDSENRGMMDGESSFKLHLRRPKFMEEKQLTGAERGTVYHTLMQHLPVDGSPVNSQTVEQTLLRLVELQILLRHQVEVIDSDQLAGFFSTEPGTELLRAEWVKREIPFIYGLPAHHSPAEWLHSLSPDAGMQTLEEDGKMQASLENETVLVQGIIDCLYEVDGELVLLDYKTDRVLEHRGGLDKLTENYRFQLELYSRAIEDILGRKVDRKWLYFFDGGHAVKL; from the coding sequence ATGACGAATATGCCAAAACCGGAGGGAAGCTTCTGGAGTGATGACCAATGGAGTGCCATCTCACAGAGCGGGGAAGACATCCTGGTTGCTGCTGCAGCAGGTTCCGGTAAGACGGCTGTATTGGTTGAACGGATTATTCGCAAGATCGCAGACCCTTCCCGCGGATTCAGCGTAGATCGTTTGCTAGTCGCTACATTTACGAAAGCTGCTGCGGCCGAGATGAAGCAGCGGATTCGAGAAGCACTGGAACGTGCACTTGAAGAACAGCCTGCGGAAGAACATTTACGCAAACAACTGTCATTGCTTGGGCGTGCATCTATTACGACACTGCATTCATTCTGTATGGAGGTCATTCGTCGATATTATCAGCAAATACCGCTAAACCCGGCCTTCCGTATTTTGAACGAGAATGAAGCTGAGATCATGCGCCAGGAATTGTTGGAGCAGTTGTTTGAAGAAAAGTATGGAGAAGAAGACGAAGGCAGTACATTCCGTGAATTGGTGGATTGGTTCAGTGGGGAACGAAACGATGATGCGATGCATCGACTTGTGCAGCGTTTGTATGATTTCTCACGCAGTCATTCCTGGCCGGATCATTGGCTTTCGGAAATGGCATCTGCTTTTCAGGTAGAAAGTGTCGAGGCACTTGGACATTCTGCTTGGGTTCAGAGTATTTTGCGTGATGCGGCTCTTGCCCTGAGTGGTGCTGCTGGTTTGCTGCGTCAAGGGATCAGCATATCGATGCAGCCGGAAGGTCCGAAACCTTATGCAGATACGTTAAAAGAAGATTTGGTGATGGTAGAGGAGCTTCTGTCAGCTGTTGAGGTGATGCCTTGGGAAAGATTGCCCGAAGTGTTTCAGCCAGCAGCTTTTGGCAAGCTGAAACCTTGTAAAAAGGACCAGACGGACCCGGGGTTGCAAGAACAGGTTAAGGAACTGCGTGAGGCTGCGAAAAAAGCCGTTACAGACCTGAAAGGGTCGTTGTTTGGCAGAAGTGCTTTTTCTTTCTGGCAGGAGCTCGAGCAGGCGGCACCACTAATGCAGGAACTGTCCAAGCTGGTCAGCGCATTTGGAGAGCGATATCGACAGGCCAAGCAGGAACGCGGTCAGGTCGATTTCAGTGACCTGGAGCATTATTGTCTTCATATTTTGCGCCATGAGGATTCTACGCCTGAACTGTCCATGCCATCGGATGCAGCAATGGAATATCGGGCACGTTTCGATGAAGTGCTGCTGGATGAATATCAGGATACCAATACGGTACAGGAAGATATCGTCCGACTGATCTCCAGAGAAAATCCCGGAAACCGATTCATGGTTGGTGATGTAAAACAGAGTATTTACCGTTTTCGACTGGCTGAACCCGGTCTGTTCCTGAACAAGTACCGTCAATACGCAGCGAATTCGGACATGGATGGGGATGGAGAAAGCGGGTCGTTGCATGCAGGACGACGTATTGATCTTGCGCGTAACTTCCGCAGTCGTGCAGAAGTCGTCCATTCGGTCAATATGTTATTCAAGCAGCTTATGAATGAAGGGGTAGCCGAGATTGCCTATGATGAGCGGGCTCAGCTCGCTTATGGGGCTACTTTCCCGGCAGAGACGCTTGGAGATGAGGCTTACACACCTGAACTTATGCTGATCGATCGTCAAGGCGGAGGACCTGATCTCACGGAAAATACGGACGAGAATGGAGATGCGCTGCCTTCTGCCGAGCTGGAGAGTGCCGAGCTCGAAACCGCTCAGCTGGAGGCCCGGGCCATGGCTCGCCGTATTCGTGAAATGGTCGGGGATACGGATAAACCAGCCCTCAATGTTTATGATAAAGCTCTTCAAACCATGCGCCCTGCGCGTTACGGAGACATTGTTATTTTGCTGCGTTCTGCCCTGATGTGGGCACCACTCATGATTGAGGAATTCAGACAGCAGGGTATTCCAGCCGGAGGGGAGCAGAGCAAAGGGTATTTTCAGGCAACGGAAGTGGAAGTAATGTTGTCCTTGCTGCAGATTGTGGATAATCCAAGGCAGGATATACCGCTTGCTTCCGTGCTTCGTTCTCCGATTGTCGGACTGGATGAAGAGGAACTGGCCCAGATTCGCCTTGGCGACAAAAGACAGTCTTTCTACGATGCTGTTGTATCAGCTGCAGGAGCATTCACTGGTTCGTTGAAGGTTCTCGGGCATGGTGAGCCAGCTTCGAATCATGATTCATCTGCAATCCAGCTGCAATGGCCGGAAGTCTGGTCAGAGATTGAACAGGGGCAACTGGAATCGGCGGTATCCGCCGAAGCAGAGGTTATCGAACCTGTACATGCAGAGACAGATGAGGTTATGGGTGCTCGTACAGATGCAAGTATGGATGGACGTATTAGAGAGGATGCGGATAGGAGAGACGCTACCGGCACAGAGCTGCAACAAAAGTTAATTCGTTTTATGCGTCAGTTAGAACAGTGGCGGCTTGAAGCCAGACAAGGCAGCTTGAGCGAACTCATTTGGCGCATGTATCGGGAAACGGGTTATCTGGACTGGGTTGGCGGCCTACCTGGAGGCATGCAGCGTCAAAGTAACCTGAAGGCCTTATATGATCGCGCGCGGCAATATGAGCAGGCAACGGCCAATCGTGGATTGTTCCGCTTCCTGACCTACGTGTCCAGACTGCGTGAGAACGGGGGAGATCTAGGGACTGTAGCAGGTGGTTCTGGTGAGCAGGACAATGCTGTACGCATCATGACGATTCACCGGAGTAAGGGCTTGGAATTCCCGATTGTTTTTGTCGGGGGCATATCCAAAATGTTCAATCAGCAGGATCTGAATTCGCCGTTTCTGATGCATAAGGAGCTGGGGTTTGGCCCGAGGTTTGTAGATCGTGAGAATCGGGTTGCCTATCCAACCTTGGCGAATCTGGCGATTCGTCGTCGTGCCCAGTTTGAGCTGCTTGCCGAAGAGATGCGGGTGCTCTATGTGGCTCTGACCCGTCCAAAAGAGAAAATGATTCTGGTTGGAACGGTGAAAGATGTTGTTAAAAAGGCAGTGGCCTGGTCTCAGATTAAGGACAGTCCGGAACGGGTATTGCCTGACTATCTGCTTGCAGCCGGACGGAGTTATCTGGACTGGATCGGTCCATCCCTGATGAGACATCCAGACGCAGCTTTGCTGCGTGAACTTGCGGGAGGCGCTGATTCATATGCTGCCTGTCTTGTGGATGATGAATCACGCTGGGGCATTTCCGTCATTTCTGCTGATCAAGTATCCCGGGAGGTATCTGTGCATCAGACGCTTGGTGAAGAAGACGGCATGACAGAAGTGCGGAAACATCGAATTGCTGCCCTAAAAGCAGTTCAGCCTGTGGAGCTGTTTCCTTTCTCAACTGAAGAAGAGATGATCGAGGATACACAAGATGCAACACCACGAGACATCGGTGAGGAAAATGTAATGACAATAGGGGAGCAAGAGGGTGTACAGCTGCTTCGTGAAGTGGATAAACGGCTCTCATGGACATATCCTCATCAAGCAGCAACGCAATTGGCTGCCAGCACATCGGTTACCGAGCTGAAAACATTGCTAGCCATGCAAGAGCATCAGTCGTTACGGTTGATGGAGGAAGTTGAAGAACAATCTGAGGCTTTCGTGGATTCCGAGAACCGTGGAATGATGGATGGAGAATCGTCCTTTAAATTGCATCTGCGTCGTCCCAAATTCATGGAGGAGAAACAATTGACTGGAGCCGAGCGAGGAACGGTGTATCATACGTTGATGCAGCATCTTCCTGTAGATGGCTCACCCGTTAATTCGCAAACTGTTGAGCAGACACTTTTGCGGTTAGTCGAGCTTCAGATTTTACTCCGCCATCAGGTAGAGGTTATTGATTCTGACCAACTGGCTGGATTTTTCAGTACAGAGCCTGGGACAGAATTGCTGCGTGCGGAGTGGGTGAAACGGGAGATTCCATTTATTTATGGACTTCCGGCACATCATTCTCCTGCCGAATGGCTTCATAGTCTGTCACCAGATGCAGGTATGCAAACGTTGGAGGAAGACGGTAAGATGCAGGCATCACTAGAAAATGAGACGGTGCTGGTACAGGGGATTATTGACTGCCTGTATGAGGTGGATGGCGAGCTTGTTTTGCTTGATTACAAGACAGATCGGGTGTTGGAGCATCGCGGCGGGCTGGACAAACTGACGGAAAACTATCGTTTCCAGCTGGAACTGTATAGCCGGGCTATTGAAGATATTCTGGGTCGGAAAGTCGACCGGAAGTGGCTGTACTTTTTTGATGGCGGACATGCTGTCAAACTATAA
- the addB gene encoding helicase-exonuclease AddAB subunit AddB yields the protein MSVRFVIGRAGSGKSALITRKITSLLQKEPQGKPLILLVPEQSSFRTEQSLVSSGAIKGTMRAEVLGFRRLAYRVMQEAGGSARIPIGAEGKKMLLYKVLQRRKEELKLFGASGSQLGFIGDLNDLYSEFKRYELDPTSLEEGLSAWNTSSSAPILGDKLHDLLLIYRDYEKELTELYIDDEDTLTELTERLPESTMLQDAQIWIDGFQGFTPQEMSVIGRLMLQASSVTIALTLDRAYDHGALPGELELFHPTATAYARLKGMAEDLGVLNETTVLQPEVLPRYEGSPGLAHLEAGFDRRVRWKSEGRDAGVRLYAAENRRAEMEGALREMRRLAQAEGARYRDMAVLVRQLDTYADIAEPLFRDYGVPVFLDRRRNELHHPLSEFIRSALDIVRRRWRYEDVFRCLKTDLLLPRDGSITREDMDQLENYILACGIHGYRWTDGKPWKYVPSLSLEDNDQDVRSRGREQMLYLMEKCRTVIVDPLGAFEKRMSKAKTAKDQCAALYRLLEDAEIPWKLDQMSAEAKAHGDPERSREHRQMWGAVLDLLDQMVDMMGAERLDIDLFAGLMETGLTELKLGLVPPALDQVLVGSMDRTRLQGIKYVFILGAVDGELPAVPQDDGVLTEQERLLLTERGLGLGPGATRQMLDERFLIYTALTAASQQLWLSYPVADDEGKTLLPSEIVRHVRKMFGLHEQPLLAQPPVTDDKEVHWSYVNHPGQSLSYLIGQLRRWRRGEDIPEMWWAIYNWHVSQEMSRPRLEQLLGSVFYRNRALPLRTATSRRLYGTEVRTSVSRMERFVACAFSHFASHGLRLKERQLYRLQAPDIGQLFHAALSQLAIRLREQNRSWGSLSPDECRKEAEHTVEQIAPQLQGEILLSTKRYGYIFRKLKDIVSRASVILGEQSRRGSFEPIGLELDFGPGKPLPPLRFELENGCVMEIVGRIDRVDVAEGENGLLLRVIDYKSSQTDLKLHEVYYGLSLQMLTYLEVLLSAAEEWLGESAMPGGTLYFHVHNPLLQSANGMTSEQAGQELLKRFKMKGLLLADRDAIAQMDNTLDKGYSAIIPVALKADGSFYSSAAVATPEQWDTLLASVRSNIREIGTRITDGDVAIEPYRIQQEVACTFCPYKPVCQFDENIEGNEYNLLSKPGKQQIWDMLSHGKGGETS from the coding sequence ATGTCCGTACGCTTTGTTATTGGCCGGGCAGGCAGCGGTAAGAGTGCGCTGATTACCCGGAAAATCACATCCCTGCTTCAAAAGGAACCCCAAGGTAAACCACTGATTCTGCTGGTCCCGGAACAAAGTTCGTTTCGAACTGAACAGTCACTGGTTTCTTCAGGTGCTATTAAAGGTACCATGCGTGCTGAAGTGCTTGGTTTTCGCCGATTAGCCTATCGGGTAATGCAGGAGGCAGGTGGTTCTGCTCGTATTCCCATTGGAGCTGAAGGCAAAAAAATGCTGCTCTACAAAGTGCTCCAGCGTCGTAAGGAAGAATTGAAGCTGTTTGGAGCATCGGGCAGTCAGCTGGGATTTATAGGGGACTTAAATGATTTATACAGTGAGTTTAAACGTTATGAGCTTGACCCTACTTCACTGGAAGAAGGACTTTCCGCATGGAATACATCTTCTTCTGCACCGATTCTGGGAGACAAGCTGCATGACTTGCTACTTATATACCGTGACTATGAAAAGGAATTAACTGAACTATATATCGATGATGAAGACACGTTGACTGAACTGACAGAGCGATTACCAGAGAGCACAATGCTGCAAGATGCACAGATCTGGATTGATGGGTTTCAGGGATTTACCCCACAGGAAATGAGTGTCATTGGAAGACTGATGCTGCAAGCTTCTTCCGTTACAATTGCATTGACATTGGATCGTGCTTACGATCACGGCGCACTTCCTGGAGAATTGGAGCTGTTCCATCCCACAGCGACTGCATACGCACGTCTCAAAGGCATGGCTGAAGATCTGGGAGTTCTTAATGAAACAACCGTGCTTCAACCGGAAGTTTTGCCAAGATATGAAGGCAGTCCTGGGCTGGCGCATTTGGAGGCTGGCTTTGATCGCAGAGTTCGCTGGAAGAGTGAGGGACGTGATGCAGGTGTCAGGCTTTATGCAGCTGAGAACCGGCGGGCTGAGATGGAAGGAGCACTTCGTGAGATGCGTCGTCTGGCGCAAGCTGAAGGTGCGCGTTATCGAGATATGGCAGTGCTTGTTCGTCAGTTGGATACATATGCCGACATTGCTGAGCCCCTGTTCAGGGACTATGGCGTGCCTGTCTTTCTGGATCGGAGAAGAAATGAACTACATCATCCATTATCGGAATTTATTCGTTCAGCACTCGATATCGTTCGCCGCCGCTGGCGTTATGAGGATGTATTTCGCTGCCTGAAAACGGATCTGCTGCTTCCACGGGACGGTTCCATCACGCGTGAAGATATGGACCAACTCGAAAATTATATTTTGGCTTGCGGAATTCACGGATACCGCTGGACAGATGGAAAGCCATGGAAGTATGTACCCAGCCTGTCCCTGGAAGACAACGATCAGGATGTCCGCAGCCGGGGCCGGGAACAAATGCTGTACTTAATGGAAAAATGCCGAACGGTGATTGTTGATCCACTGGGTGCTTTTGAGAAACGAATGAGCAAGGCAAAGACAGCTAAAGACCAATGTGCGGCGCTTTACAGGTTGCTGGAAGATGCCGAGATTCCCTGGAAGCTGGATCAGATGTCTGCAGAAGCCAAGGCCCATGGTGACCCGGAACGGTCGAGAGAGCATCGTCAAATGTGGGGTGCTGTCCTAGATCTATTAGATCAGATGGTTGATATGATGGGGGCCGAACGGCTGGATATCGATCTGTTTGCCGGGCTAATGGAGACCGGATTAACCGAACTTAAGCTGGGACTTGTTCCTCCAGCGCTTGATCAAGTGTTGGTTGGATCGATGGATCGTACACGTCTTCAGGGTATCAAGTACGTATTTATTCTGGGTGCAGTAGATGGTGAACTGCCTGCTGTGCCTCAGGATGATGGCGTATTAACGGAGCAGGAACGGCTGTTATTGACAGAGAGAGGACTGGGGCTTGGGCCGGGAGCCACAAGACAAATGCTGGACGAACGCTTCTTGATATACACCGCCCTGACCGCGGCGAGCCAGCAGTTGTGGCTGAGTTATCCTGTCGCAGATGATGAAGGGAAAACACTACTGCCCTCGGAAATTGTACGACATGTACGGAAGATGTTCGGTCTGCATGAGCAGCCATTACTTGCCCAGCCACCGGTTACGGATGATAAAGAGGTACACTGGTCTTATGTTAACCATCCTGGTCAGAGCCTCTCTTATCTCATCGGACAATTGCGCAGATGGCGTCGTGGAGAAGATATTCCTGAAATGTGGTGGGCGATCTATAACTGGCATGTCTCTCAGGAGATGAGCAGACCTCGGCTGGAGCAATTGCTTGGATCTGTCTTTTATCGCAATCGGGCGTTACCTCTTCGTACCGCTACGAGTCGTAGATTATATGGCACAGAGGTAAGGACGAGTGTCTCCCGAATGGAGCGTTTTGTAGCGTGTGCGTTCTCCCATTTTGCTTCCCATGGGCTGCGACTGAAAGAGCGCCAGTTGTACCGCTTGCAAGCTCCTGATATTGGACAATTGTTCCATGCTGCCTTGAGTCAGCTTGCCATACGTTTGCGTGAGCAGAATCGCAGCTGGGGCAGTCTGTCTCCAGATGAATGTCGCAAGGAAGCGGAGCACACTGTGGAGCAGATTGCACCACAGTTGCAGGGAGAGATTTTGCTTAGCACGAAACGGTATGGTTACATCTTCCGGAAGCTGAAGGATATCGTTAGCCGGGCGTCGGTTATTCTGGGTGAACAGTCCAGACGGGGAAGCTTTGAGCCAATTGGATTAGAGCTTGATTTTGGACCAGGCAAACCCCTGCCGCCGCTGCGTTTTGAATTGGAAAATGGCTGTGTGATGGAGATCGTGGGTCGGATCGACCGTGTGGATGTGGCAGAAGGAGAGAACGGCCTATTGCTGCGAGTCATTGATTATAAATCGAGTCAAACCGATCTCAAACTGCATGAAGTGTATTATGGCCTGTCATTACAGATGCTCACGTACCTGGAGGTGCTGCTTAGTGCTGCCGAGGAGTGGCTTGGAGAATCGGCGATGCCTGGAGGAACACTCTATTTCCATGTGCATAATCCGTTGCTTCAATCCGCAAATGGCATGACTTCTGAGCAGGCAGGACAAGAACTGCTGAAACGATTCAAAATGAAGGGCTTGCTGCTGGCGGACCGGGATGCGATCGCTCAAATGGACAATACCCTGGACAAAGGCTATTCAGCTATTATTCCGGTTGCACTTAAGGCAGATGGCAGCTTTTATAGCAGTGCTGCTGTAGCTACCCCTGAGCAATGGGATACCTTGCTGGCTTCCGTTCGCAGCAATATACGTGAGATTGGCACACGGATTACGGATGGGGATGTGGCGATTGAACCTTACCGTATCCAGCAGGAGGTTGCATGCACCTTCTGTCCTTACAAGCCAGTCTGTCAATTTGATGAAAATATCGAAGGTAATGAATATAATCTGTTGTCCAAACCGGGCAAACAGCAAATCTGGGACATGCTGTCTCACGGTAAGGGAGGGGAAACATCATGA
- a CDS encoding class I SAM-dependent rRNA methyltransferase, with product MPSVTLERSRKKRLEHAHPWIYNNEIASVEGNPEPGDLVNVLNHQGRYLATGYYNPASQITVRVVAYQPLEFEQMDTAFFAARFRDCLRHRERFIQDGEAYRLVYGEADFLPGLIVDRFGSILVVQLLTLGMDRCREAIVQALVEVMQPEGIYERSDVSIRELEGLEQTEGPLYGDCPRHVTVTENGLLIKVDIVEGQKTGYFFDQRENRAAIEPLMKGWGYKSGITLQQTEQDGTQQLLPVNKSGKVVTFPYWDGATVLECFSHTGSFTLNACKYGAKKVTCLDISEHAIESARTNVELNGFTDRVEFVVADAFQYLREQVKGLDERNVRARAGEQKVDTSKALAAGGKTFDVVILDPPAFAKTKSAVKGACRGYKDINLQGMKLVNEGGYLVTASCSYHMRPDLFLETIADAAEDAGKVLRLIDWKAAGKDHPQILGVDEGHYLKFAIFEVRSKKN from the coding sequence TTGCCATCAGTTACACTGGAACGCAGTCGCAAAAAGCGGCTTGAACATGCACATCCATGGATATATAACAATGAAATTGCCTCTGTTGAAGGAAACCCCGAGCCGGGAGATCTGGTGAACGTATTGAATCACCAAGGTCGCTATCTCGCGACAGGATACTATAATCCTGCATCTCAAATCACAGTTAGAGTCGTGGCCTATCAGCCTTTGGAGTTTGAACAGATGGACACTGCGTTTTTTGCAGCGCGTTTCCGCGATTGCTTGCGCCACCGGGAGCGGTTTATCCAGGATGGGGAGGCATACCGTCTCGTTTATGGGGAAGCTGATTTTCTGCCAGGTCTGATCGTTGACCGTTTTGGCAGCATCCTCGTTGTTCAGTTGCTCACACTCGGCATGGACCGCTGCCGCGAAGCGATCGTACAAGCTCTTGTTGAAGTGATGCAGCCAGAAGGCATCTATGAACGCAGTGATGTGTCCATTCGTGAACTGGAAGGCTTGGAGCAGACGGAAGGACCGTTGTACGGGGATTGTCCGCGGCATGTCACGGTAACAGAGAACGGATTGCTCATTAAGGTGGATATCGTGGAAGGCCAGAAGACAGGGTATTTCTTCGACCAACGTGAGAATCGTGCAGCCATCGAACCCCTTATGAAGGGTTGGGGTTACAAGAGTGGCATTACGCTCCAACAGACCGAGCAGGATGGTACGCAGCAGTTACTTCCTGTCAATAAAAGCGGCAAGGTTGTGACGTTCCCTTATTGGGACGGAGCCACTGTGCTGGAATGTTTCTCCCACACAGGCAGCTTCACATTGAACGCCTGCAAATATGGAGCCAAAAAAGTAACATGCCTTGATATCTCAGAGCATGCGATTGAAAGTGCACGGACCAACGTTGAGCTGAACGGTTTCACTGACCGGGTCGAATTTGTCGTTGCGGATGCATTCCAATACTTGCGTGAGCAGGTAAAAGGCCTCGATGAGCGTAACGTACGTGCGCGTGCCGGAGAACAGAAAGTGGATACGTCCAAAGCGCTTGCAGCCGGTGGTAAAACATTTGATGTGGTTATCCTTGATCCGCCAGCCTTTGCCAAAACGAAATCAGCAGTCAAAGGTGCATGCCGTGGATACAAGGACATCAATCTGCAAGGAATGAAGCTGGTAAATGAAGGCGGGTATCTGGTAACGGCAAGCTGTTCATACCACATGCGTCCGGATCTTTTTTTGGAAACCATTGCGGATGCAGCCGAGGATGCAGGCAAAGTGCTGCGTTTAATCGACTGGAAAGCAGCTGGTAAGGACCACCCACAAATTTTGGGCGTTGACGAAGGTCATTACCTGAAATTTGCCATCTTCGAAGTGCGCAGCAAAAAGAATTAA